The genomic region CGCGGCACGCCGAGCCTGCCGGCGCGGGGCATGGGGGCGATCGGCGCGCAGCTGGCTGCCGGCCTTCCCGAGGGGTCGGTGGAGCTCGGGCACCGCGTCGACGACCTGGCGCCGTTGCGCCGGGCGGCCCGGGCCGTCGTCCTGGCCGCGGACGAGGTGGGCGCCCACCGGCTGCTGCCCGGCCTGCCCACGCCGCGGCAGCGGGCCCTCACGACGTTCTACTTCCTCGCTCCCGAGCCCCCCTCGCAGCTCGCGGCGCTGCACGTCGACGGCGAGCGCCGGGAGCACCTCGCCCCGGTCGTCAACACGGCGGTCCTCACCAACACCGTGCCGGAGTACGCCCCCGGCCGTTGCCTGGTGCACGCGAGCGTGGTCGGCGACCGGGCCGACGCGGCGACCGAGCGTGCGGTGCGCGACACGCTGGCCCGGATCTACGGCTGCGGCACCACGTCCTGGGAGCTCGTGCGGGTGTACGCCATCCCGCACGCGCTGCCCGCGATGCTGCCGCCGCTCGACGTCCGCAAGCCGGTTGCCCTCGGCGAGGGCCTGTTCCTGGCCGGGGACCATCGCGACACCGCCTCCATCCAGGGCGCCCTCGTCTCCGGACGGCGCGCCGCCGACGCCGTTCTCGAGGAGCTCCATGGCCGCCGCTGAGCCCACCGTCGTCGCGACCTCGATGGGCTTCCGCCCCGGGCGACGGACGTACCTCGAGCCTGGCCCGGTCTTCGACCTCATGGCCGACCTGGCGGGCGGGCCGTCGCGCCCCAAGCTGTGCTACATCGGCACGGCCAACGGCGACCAGCTGCACCGGCGGCAGCTCGTCCGAGAAGCCTTTCAGGGAACCGGCTTTCAGGTCACGGACCTCGCTCTGTTCACCATGCCCAACCACGACGACATGCGCGCGCACCTGCTCGACCAGGACGTCGTGTGGGTCGACGGCGGCAGCGTCGCCGGCTTGCTGGCCATGTGGCAGCTGCACGGGCTCGGCGACGCGCTGCGCGCGGCGTGGGAGGCCGGTGTCGTCCTCGGCGGGGTCAGCGCGGGGTCGCTCTGCTGGCACGTCGGCGGCACCACCGACTCCTTCGGGCCGGACCTGCGGCCGGTGACGAACGGGCTGGCCTTCCTGCCGTACGGCAACGGCGTGCACTACGACAGCGAGCGGCAGCGCCGCCCGCTGCTGCAGCGGCTCGTGGCCGACGGCACGCTTCCGCTGTCCTACGCCACGGACGACGGGGTGGGGCTGGTCTACCGCGGGACCGAGCTGGTCGAGGCCGTCGCCGACACCCGTGGCGTGGCGGCGTACCGGGTGCGGCGCGTCGACGACGGGCGGGCCGAGGAGACGCGGATCGAGCCGCGCCTCCTCGGCTGAGCGCAGCCCGGTCAGGCGTCGACCGGCTCGCGAGCCGGCTCCACCGGGCGCCGGTGGCCGCTCGGGCGCGGCGGCCCGAAGGGCCACCACACCCTGTCCCCCAGCTGGTGGACGAGAGCCGGCACCAGCAGCGACCGCACGACGAGGGTGTCGAGCAGGACCCCGAAGGCGACGGCGAAGCCGAGCTCTGCGAGGAAGACCAGCGGCAGCACGCCGAGTGCGGCGAAGGTCGCGGCGAGCACGACGCCGGCCGAGGTGATGACACCGCCGGTCACGGCCAGCCCGCGCAGCGTCCCCGCGCGGGTGCCGTGGTGGGCGGTCTCCTCCCGCACCCGGGTCATGAGGAAGATGTTGTAGTCGATCCCCAGCGCCACCAGGAAGACGAAGGCGAACAGCGGGAACGAGGGGTCGGCCCCGGCGAAGTCGAAGAGGAACTCGAAGACCAGCGCGCAGACGCCGAGGGTGGCGGCGAAGGACAGCACCACGGTCGCGACGAGCAGCAGCGGGGCGACGAAGGCCCGCAGCAGCACCGCGAGGACCACGAAGATCACCAGGAGCACCACGGGGATGATGACGCGGGTGTCGCGTGCCGACTCCTGCTTGACGTCGTACGTCACTGCGGTCGTTCCGCCGACGAGCACGTCCGTCCCGACCTGGTCCACCGCCGAGCGCAGCCGCAGGATCGTGTCCTCGGCAGCCGGCGAGTCCGGCGCGTCGCTCAGCACGGCCTGCACCTGGACCTGCCCGTCGACGACCTTCGGGGGCGCCCCCTCCTGTGCGCCGGCGCCGGGGGGCGCCTCGGGCACCACGAAGGCCTGCGCGACCCCCGGGTCGGACTGCACGACCTGCAGGATGCGGTCCGCGTCGCCCTGCGGCCCGATCACGCTGGCGGGCGTCCCGGTGCCGCCCGGGAAGTGCGCGCCGAGAACCTCCTGACCGAGGACCGACGGCACCTCGTTCGTGAACTGCTCCTCGGTGGTCAGGCCGGTGGCGTCCAGCCGGAAGATCGCGGCCGCGAGGCCGATCAGCACGACGGCGGTCGCGGCGGCGACCACCCGGGCCCTGCTGCCGACCAGGGCCGCGACCTTGCCCCACAGGCCGCGGCCCGCCGCAGGGGCCTCGTCGTGACGGGGCACGAAGGGCCAGAACCAGTGCCGGCCGAGGGTGACGAGCAGCGCGGGGAGGAAGACCAGCATCGAGAGCATCGAGCACGCGATGCCGATGGCGGCGACCGGGCCGAGCGACTGGTTGCTGTTGAGGTCCGAGAGCAGCAGGCAGAGCAGGCCGAGGATGACCGTCACGCCGGAGGCGACGATCGGCGGGGTGGCACCGCGCAGGGCGCCGCGGATCGCCAGCCAGGCCGAGTCGTGCGTATGCAGCTCTTCCTTGTAGCGGCTGATCAGCAGCAGCGCGTAGTCCGTGCCCGCGCCCACGACCAGGACCGACAGGATGCCCTGGCTCTGGCCGTCGACCGTGATCCAGCCGGCGTCCGCGGCCAGGTAGACCACGGCCTGGGCCAGGAAGAGCGCGCCGCCGACGGCCAGCAGGACGGGCACGAACACGGGGCTGCGGTAGATCAGCAGCAGGATGACGAAGACGACACCGAGCGCCGTGAACAGCAGCCGGCCGTCGATGCCCGCGAACGCGGCGGCGAAGTCGGCGAAGCTGCCGCCGGGGCCGGTGACGTACGCCTGCGTGCCCTCGACCCGGTCGGCGATCGCCTGGATCTCGTCGACGACGTCGGGCAGCTCCTCGAACGCCGAGTTGTCCCCGGGCAGCGGGACGAGCGCCTGCATGGCCTCGCCGTCCTCGGACACCGAGGCCCCTTCCGGCGGCCCGGCGACCCCGTCGACGCGGCCGATCTCCTCCAGCGCCGACTCGATGGCAGAGCGGTCGTCGTCGGTGATCCCGCCGGTGCGCTCCCAGACCACGATGGCGGGGATGTCCTGGTCGCCGGCGAAGCGCTCCTCGATCAGGAGCGACTTGGTCGACTCAGCGGACTCGGGGAGGAAGGCGGCCTGGTCGTTCTCCACCACCTCACCGAGCTTGGCGCCGAGCCCGCCGGAGACCCCCATCACGAGGAACCCGAGGACGACGACGATCGCGGGGACGAGCCAGCGCACGGCGCCGGGGCGTTTCTCCGGGGGACGGCGAGCGGCAGGGACGGTTGTGTGGGGCGGAAGCGGCGAGGCAGGCATCGACAGCTCCTCATCGGGGCGACGCGACGCCCCGAGCGTAGGGAAGGACAGTGGCCCGGCGCACCAGGGAAATCCCCAGTCGACCGGTGGGCCCGGCGCGGTGTGCCGCCGGACGTACTCTGCAGACGTGTCTGACCCCCTCCGACTCATCCGTGAAGGGCACGTCGCGTTCGCGGAGGCGTGGGCGCGCCAGCGCGAGCTGCACGCGGCCCGGGTCGCGGACGAGGCACCGGACACCGTGCTGCTCGTCGAGCACGACTCGGTCTACACGGCCGGGCGCCGCACCGCGTGGTACGACCGCCCGACCGACGGCACCGAGGTCGTCGAGGTCGACCGGGGCGGGCGGATCACCTGGCACGGCCCCGGCCAGCTCGTGGGCTACCCGATCCTGCGGCTGCCCGACCCGGTGGACGTGGTGGCCCACGTACGCCGGGTCGAGGAGGTCGTGATCCGGGCCTGCGCGGACCTCGGGCTCGCGACCGACCGCGTGGACGGGCGCAGCGGGGTATGGGTGCTCGGCGGGGACGGGGCGCAGGACCGCAAGGTCGCGGCCATCGGATGCCGGGTGGCCCGCGGGGTGACGATGCACGGGTTCGCCCTCAACTGCGACAGCGACCTCTCGGCCTTCGAGCGCATCGTGCCGTGCGGCATCACCGACGCCGGCGTGACGTCACTGACCCGGGAGCTCGGCCGCCGGGTGAGCATCGAGGAGGCGCTCCCGGTCGTCGAGCGCCACCTCGTCGACGTCATGGGGCAGTCGGTGCCCGGCAGACGGCTGGCCACCACCGGCTGACGGCCGACCTCACACACCGGCCGGCTCCCACGGGCGCACCCAGTCGCTGGCCGGCCACCCCTCGAGCCCGGCCAGCAGCTCGATGGCGTTGGCCCCGTCGACGGCCTCGCGGACGATGTCGGCGTGCCCGGCGTGCCGGGCGGTCTCCTGGATGAGGTGGAGCAGGACCCAACGGACGGACCAGGCGTCGACGTCCTGCGGGAACCACGGCACGCCCTTCGGCACCGGCACCGGGCGGTCCAGGCTCTCCTCCGCGCGGACGAGGCGCTCGGTCTGTGCGGCCACCTCGGCGTACCGGTCGAGAACCTGCGCAAGGGTCTCGTCGGCGCGCAGCCGGAAGCCGTCGTCGTAGGCCTCCGTGGCCGCCGCGTCGCCCTCGTCGCTGACCTCGGGCAGCCCGAGCATGGTGCGCATCCAGCCGCTCTCCATGTCCGCGAGGTGCTTGACCAGCCCGCCCACGCTCAGCGTGCTCGGGGTGGGCGTGAGCCGGGCCTGCTCGTCGGTCAGCCCGAAGCAGGCCGCACGCAGGGTGAGCCGCTGCTGAGCGAGGAAGGCGAGCAGCCCGTCGAGCTCGTCGCGGACGGGTCGGACGTTGGCCGGCATGGAGGGCTCCTTCAAAGGCTTCTCGGTGGGGACGACGGCAGCCTCCTCGCCCTTGCGGTCAGATCCTGTCCACTACAGGAACGCTCGTTCGGGAACGTCACGGTGGCCGTCGGCGCGCCCGGGCCGGCCATCCGGTGCCCCGCGCGGCCGGGCTACGGCCGGCTCACCCCGCGGGGTCGCGACGTACGCTGTTGCGGCAGGTAGGGATCTCTGGCAGGAGGCGCCGGATGACGGCGGTCGCACCCGATGGGCGCAAGCTGCTCCGACTCGAAGTCCGCAACGCGCAGACGCCGATCGAGAAGAAGCCGTCCTGGATCAAGACGACGCTGCGCACCGGCCCGGAGTTCACCGAGCTCAAGGGCCTGGTCCGGCGCGAGGGGCTGCACACCGTGTGCGAGGAGGCCGGCTGCCCCAACATCTACGAGTGCTGGGAGGACCGCGAGGCGACGTTCCTCATCGGCGGCGACCAGTGCACCCGACGCTGCGACTTCTGCCAGATCGACACGGGCAAGCCGCAGGCCCTCGACCGCGACGAGCCGCGGCGGGTGGCGGAGTCCGTCCGGACGATGGGGCTGCGGTACGCCACGGTGACCGGCGTCGCGCGTGACGACCAGCCCGACGGCGGGGCCTGGCTGTACGCCGAGACCGTGCGCCAGATCCACGAGCTCAACCCGGGCACCGGGGTCGAGGTGCTGATCCCGGACTTCAACGGCCTGCCCGACCAGCTCGGCGAGGTCTTCGCAGCCCGCCCCGAGGTGCTCGCGCACAACCTCGAGACCGTGCCGCGGGTGTTCAAGCGGATCCGCCCCGGCTTCCGCTACGAGCGCTCGCTCGACGTCCTGACCCAGGCGCGCGCCGCCGGGCTCGTGACCAAGTCCAACCTCATCCTCGGCCTGGGCGAGACCCGTGACGAGGTCGAGGAGGCGCTGCGCGACCTGCACGCCGCCGGCTGCGACCTCGTCACGATCACCCAGTACCTGCGCCCGAGCCCCCGGCACCACCCCGTCGAGCGCTGGGTGAAGCCGGAGGAGTTCGTCGAGCTGGCGGCGGTGGCCGAGCAGATCGGGTTCGCCGGCGTCCTCAGCGGGCCGCTGGTCCGCTCGTCCTACCGCGCCGGCCGGCTGTACGCCCAGGCGCTCGAGCGCCGGGCCGTGCCCGCCCAGCGCTGAGCGCGCGAGGCAGATCGAGGCGGCCGCTCCCCGAGCGGGGAGCGGCGTCCCGGTCGCCCCGTGTCGCCCGTTCTTGAGCTGCTTGTCACCTGCGCGCAACATCGTCCTGCTTGCCTGGTGGCATGACGCCGACGACCTTTCCGCCGGTCGTGGCCGCCTCCGGCCCCGTCCCGGCGACCAGCTCGCCCGTGCCGTTCGTCCGGCTGCTCGCCACCGCGCTGCGCTCGGCCGTCGCCTCCGGCAGGCCTTCGCCGGTGCCCCCGTGCAGCAGGCGCCTGCACCCGGGCCGCTGACCGAGGCGTACCCTCGTCCGTCGGCCGCCGCGGACCGTACCCTGTGCGGCATGGCCAGCAGTTCTTCCCAGTCCGCTCCGCCCAAGCCCCGCAAGCAACGGTTCGGGTGGGTGCGACAGCTGTCGCAGGCCTACAAGCTCACGGCCAAGACCGACCCGCTGATCGGGCTGCTGCTGGCTGCGGTCTTCCTCCTCGTCCTGGCGGTCTTCGTCGCGATCGGCCTCTGGGTCGACCACCCGATCTACTTCACGATCGTCGGCCTGCCGTTCGCGGTGCTCGCGGCGCTCATCCTGTTCGGCCGGCGCGCGCAGAAGGCGGCGTACGCGTCGGCGGAGGGCCAGCCCGGCGCCGCGGCAGCGGTGCTGCAGACGCTCAAGCGCGGGTGGACCGTCACGCCCGGCGTCGCGGTCACCCGGCAGCAGGACATCGTCCACCGGGCGACCGGGCGCGCCGGCGTCGTCCTCGTCGGCGAGGGCTCCCCCGCGCGGCTCGGCCCGCTGCTCGCGCAGGAGCGCAAGAAGCTCGGCCGGGTCGCGCCCGACGTGCCGGTCTACGACTTCCAGGCCGGGCAGGAGGAGGGCCAGCTGCGCCTGAACGAGCTGCAGCGCAAGGTCGCCAAGCTGCCGCGCACCCTCTCCCCCGGCCAGGTCGACGAGATCGAGAAGCGGCTGGCCGCGCTCGGGTCGCTCAACCTGCCGATCCCGAAGGGGCCGCTGCCGCGCAACATGCGCCCCCCGCGCAGCATGCGCTGAGGCTCCTTACGGAAGCCTGACGGCTCGCCCGAACAGGGCCCCTGCGAGTTCCCGCCCCCCTACGCTCGCCTCATGCGGGGGCGTGTGCTGGTGGTGGACGACGACGAGACCGTCGCCGGCGTGGTCGTCGACTACCTGCGGCGCGCCGGCTTCGACACGGTGCATGCCGGCGACGGGCCCTCCGCGCTGGCAGCGGCGACGCCCTCCACCCCGGGCGGCGCGGTCGACCTCGTCATCCTCGACGTCATGCTGCCGGGCCTCGACGGCATCGAGGTCTGCCGTCGGCTGCGAGCCGTCGAGCCCGCGTGCCCCGTCATCATGCTGACCGCGCTCGGCGAGGAGGAGGACCGCGTCCTCGGCCTCGAGGTGGGCGCAGACGACTACGTCACCAAGCCGTTCAGCCCCCGCGAGCTGGTGCTGCGGGTGGAGTCCGTCCTGCGCCGGGCGCGCCCGGTACCGGCCCAGCATCCCGTCGGGCCGCTGGCCGGCGGCCCGGTCGAGGTCGACCTGCAGAGCCGGCAGGCCTTCCGGCACGGGGTGGAGCTGGCCCTGACCGTGCGCGAGTTCGACCTGCTCGCCCACCTGCTCGCCCACCCGGACCGCGCGTTCAGCCGGGAGGAGCTGCTGGCCCAGGTCTGGGGCTGGACCTTCGGGGACCAGTCGACGGTCACCGTCCACATCCGCCGGCTGCGCGAGAAGGTCGAGGTCGACCCGTCGCGCCCGGCCCTGATCCAGACGGTGTGGGGCGTGGGCTATCGCTGGCACGCCTCCGGAGCGGCCGATCCGGTCCCGAGCGACCCCGTCGAGCTGGCGGGGCCCGGCCAGCTCGCCCAGGCCTGACCTCGGCCGTGCTGTCCGCCTACCCCTCCGTGCTCGCGGACCCGCTGGCGAACACGTACGTCTGCGTCGCGGCCTACTCGGCCCTCGGCGCGGCGGCCGTCGCCCTCGTCAGCCTGGCCGGCAGCCGGCTGGCCCGCCGGCTGTCCCTGCGGGCGAACCTCGCCCTCGTCGTGCTCACCACCGTGCTCGCCGTCGTGGCGGGGACCGCGTTCGCCGTGCACAAGATGGTGCTCACGCCGCAGCAGATGCGGGTCGTCCTCGTGGTGTGCGCCGTCTCCGGCCTGGTCGCCGCGCTCGTCGGGCTCGTCCTGGCCCACGGCGTCCTGCTCGACGCACGTCGGGTCCGGGAGCTCGCGGCAGCGCTGGCCGAGGCACCGCAGCGGCGGGTGCCGGAGCGGGCACGGCCGCTGCGCACCAAGGAGCTGGAGCAGATCGCGGGCGAGCTGGAGCAGAGCGCGCGGCGGCTCGGCGAGGCGGCCGCGCGGGAGCGCGCCCTCGAGGCGGCCCGTCGCGACCTCGTCGCCTCGGTCTCGCACGACCTGCGCACACCGCTCGCCGGCCTGCGGGCGCTGGTCGAGGCGCTCGAGGACGGGCTGGCCGAGGACCCGACGCCGTACGTGAAGTCCATGCGCGTCGAGGTCGACTGGCTCTCCCGGATGGTGGCGGACCTGTTCGAGCTCTCCCGGCTGCAGGCCGGGCGCACCGCCCGACGGACGGACTCGCTGCCCGTCCACGACCTCGTGAGCGACACGATCGCCAGCGCCCAGCCGATGGCCCAGGCGCTGGACGTGAGCCTCGCCGGCTCTGCCCCGCCCTCGCTGATGGTCACCGGGGACGCCGCGGCGCTGATGCGCGCGCTGGCCAACCTCGTGGCCAACGCGGTCCGCTACACGCCGGCGGGCGGCCGTGTCTTCGTCGAGGCCGAGCAGCGGGGCGAGACGGCCGCGATCTCGGTCTCGGACACCTGCGGCGGCATCCCGGCGGCCCACCTGCCGCGCGTGTTCGACGTCGGGTTCCGAGGCGACCCGGCCCGCACGCCGGGGGCTGACGCCGGCGCCGGGCTCGGGCTGGCGATCGTCAAGGGGATCGCCGAGGCCCACGGCGGCACCGTGTCCGCGGCGAACGCGGCCGACGGCTGCTGCTTCACCCTCCTCCTCCCCCTGGGCTGAGCGACACGGCGCAGGCGATGGCCGGGGTCGGCGGGCGGTGGCAGAGTCGGGAGCGCACGCCGTCCCGACCGTGGCCCGTCGGACCGACACCGTCAGCGGCTGCCGGTGGCCGGCCGTACGACATCTGGCCGTAGGACATGAGGAGGAGCGATGCCCACCCGTGACACCGCGTGGCCGCCCGGCACCCCGTGCTGGGTCGACTACGGCGCCGCCGACCTCGAGGCGGCCAAGGAGTTCTACGCCGAGCTGCTCGGCTGGGCCTACACCGGCGGCGAGGCCGAGTTCGGCGGCTACCTCGACTGCCGACGGGGCGGCCGGGCCGCGGCGGGCATGGGGCCGCAGCAGGACCCGTCGGGCCCGCCGACGTGGACGACGTACTTCGCCACCGAGGACGCGGCTGCCGCCTGCGCTCGCGTCACGTCAGCGGGCGGCACGGTGCTGGCCGGGCCGGTGGCCATCGCCGACTTGGGGGCGATGGCCGTGGCGCTCGACCCGCAGGGCAGCGTCTTCGGGCTGTGGCAGGCGGGCCGGCACATCGGCGCCGAGATCGTGAACGAGCCGGGCTCGCTGGTCTGGAACGAAGCCGCTGTCGACGACCCGGTGGCGGCCCGCGAGTTCTACACGTCGGTCTTCGGCTTCGGCTGGGAGGAGGTCGACGAGCTGCCGGGGTACGCGACCTTCGCGATGGACGACGGCCGGCCGCTCGGCGGGCTGGGCGGCCTGACCGCGGGCTCCCCCAAGGGCTGGGCCACGTGCTTCTCCGTGGCGTCCGCCGACGCGGCGATCGCGGTCGCCGAGCGTCGCGGGGCGACGGTGACCTACCCGGCCGAGGACACGTCCTTCGGCCGCTTCGCCGTCCTGCAGGACCCCTGGGGAGCCAGCTTCTGCGTGATGTCCGAGATCACCGGCGGCTGAGCGGGCGCCTACGCGCGGACGACGGCGGTGCCGGCGGCCTTGTCGTGCAGCCCTCGGCCGTCCGCGTCCCACACCGCTGCCGGGACGACCAGCACGAGCAGCAGGCTGCGGATGGCCGTACGCAGGCCCCACACCGTGCGCGGCTCGGTGGGTCGGGCCATCTCCAGGCGCAGGCCGAGCAGCTGGTAGCCGGGCGTGCGCCCCGTCGCCGCCAACGTGCCCCAGGTCATCGCGGCGAAGACCGCCAGCACGAGCAGGTCCCAGGCCTGACCGTCGACGTCCGCGCCGATGGTGGCCAGGCGGGTGAGGCCGAGCGCCAGGGCCCAGTCGACGAAGAGCGCGACGAGGCGCCGCCCGAAGCTCGCCACCGAGCCGCTGCCGTCCGCAGGGCGCCCGAGCCGCTTGCCCCGCGGCGGGAGCTGGACGCCCTCGGCCTCCAGCGTGGCGCGCGGCCCGTTGAGCCACGATCCGAGCGTGCGGCGGTCCAGGCTCGACGGCATGGGATCAGGCTATCCCGGGTAGGCCGAGGCCACCTCTTCGTCAGCGAGCAGCCACGGCCCGCTCACATCCCCCGGACCGCGACGCCAGGTCACCCGGGCGTAACACCCAGCCCTGATCCCGTAACACTGGTGAAACAGTAGGGTCATTGCCGGGTAACGGCGCCCGCCTAGCCTGCGCGCAGGCGGCGGCTCGCGTCGCAGCGACCAGGAGGGTGCATGTTCAACAACGCGGACGAGGTCCTGCGGTTCATCAAGGACGAGGGCGTCAAGTTCGTCGACGTCCGGTTCTGTGACCTGCCGGGCGTCATGCAGCACTTCAACGTGCCGGCGGACTCGGTGGACGAGTCGTTCTTCACCGACGGCCAGATGTTCGACGGGTCCTCGATCCGCGGCTTCCAGGCCATCCACGAGTCGGACATGAAGCTCATGCCGGACCTCGACACGGCGTACGTCGACCCGTTCCGCGTGCAGAAGACGCTCAACATCAACATGAGCATCGTCGACCCCTACACGGGTGAGGCCTACAGCCGCGACCCGCGCCAGATCGCGGCCAAGGCCGAGGCCTACCTGCGCGGCACCGGCATCGCCGACACCGCGTTCTTCGCCCCCGAGGCCGAGTTCTACATCTTCGACGACATCCGCTTCGAGACGAAGCAGAACGCCGGCTACTACTTCATCGACTCCATCGAAGGCGCCTGGAACACCGGGCGCGTCGAGGAGGGTGGCAACCGCGGCCACAAGACCCCCTACAAGGGCGGCTACTTCCCGGTCCCGCCGGTGGACCACTTCGCGGACCTGCGCGACGCGATGGTCACCGAGCTCGACAACCTCGGCCTGCAGGTCGAGCGCTCGCACCACGAGGTGGGCACAGCGGGGCAGGCGGAGATCAACTACCGCTTCGACACGCTGCTGAAGTCGGCCGACAAGGTCATGCTCTTCAAGTACGTCATCAAGAACGTCGCGCACGCCGCCGGCAAGACGGTGACGTTCATGCCGAAGCCGATCTTCGGCGACAACGGCTCGGGCATGCACTGCCACCAGTCGCTGTGGAAGGACGGCGCGCCGCTCTTCTACGACGAGCTCGGGTACGGCGGACTCTCGGACATCGCCCGCTGGTACGTCGGCGGCCTGCTGCACCACGCGCCGTCGCTGCTGGCGTTCACCAACCCGTCGGTGAACTCCTACCACCGCCTCGTCCCGGGCTTCGAGGCCCCGGTCAACCTGGTCTACTCGGCCCGCAACCGCTCCGCCTGCATCCGCATCCCGGTCACGGGGTCGAACCCGAAGGCGAAGCGCATCGAGTTCCGCGTGCCGGACCCGTCGAGCAACCCCTACCTCGCGTTCGCCGCCATGCTCATGGCCGGCATCGACGGCATCAAGAACAAGATCGAGCCGCCGACGCCCGTCGACAAGGACCTCTACGAGCTTCCCCCCGAGGAGCACGCCGAGATCGCCCAGGTCCCCGCCTCGCTCGGCGAGGCCCTGGACGCGCTCGAGGCCGACCACGACTACCTCACCGAGGGCGGCGTCTTCACGCCCGACCTCATCGAGACGTGGATCGCCTACAAGCGCGCCAACGAGATCGACCCGATCCGGCTGCGCCCGCACCCGCACGAGTTCGAGCTGTACTTCGACATCTAGGCCCACGCGGCCTTCGCCGCGGCCACGAGCCGCAGGGCCGTCGACCGCTTCCGCCAGGAAGCGGCCGGCGGCCCTTCGCGTCCCGGCGCCGCGCAGCGCCGGCGCTAGCGGCCGGCCCCGGCCTGCTGGCGCTCGACGACCTGCGCCGCGATGTCCCGCAGCTTCACGTTCATGTGCGAGGAGGCGGCGCGCAGCACGCCGAAGGCGTCATGTGCGGAGATGTGCCGCGTCGCCATCAGGATGCCGACCGCCTGCCCGATCACCCGGTTGGTCGCCTGGGCCTGGGACAGCTGGTCGGCGCGCTCCTGCTCGGCCGCGCCCTGCAGGGCGACCGCCGAGTGCGCGGCCACGATGGCACCCACGGCCTCGTCGGTCTCGTCGAAAGCGTCCCGCCGGCTGGAGTAGAGGTTGAGCGCGCCGAGCGTGTCCTTCCGCAGGAAGAGCCGGAAGGACAGGATGCTGCGCACGCCGGTCTCGGCCGCCGCTCGCGCAGCGAAGCTCGGCCAGCGCGTCTCCGCGAGCAGGTCCCCGACCCGGTAGGTTCCGTGGCCGCGGATCGCGTCGAGGCACGGGCCCTGGCCGGTCTCGTATTGGATCGCATCCACGCGGACGGGCACGTCGCTGCTCGCCGCCCGGGTCGAGATCGCGCGGCCGCGGATCCAGGAGACCCCCGCGTGCTCGCAGTGCTCGACGAGCGCGACGGTCCGCTCGGTGCAGAGCTGCAGCGTCTCGTCCACCCCGTCGGCCGACCCGAGCTCGCGTGCCAGGTCGGCGAACGCCCTGCCCAGCGCCTCCGGGGTCTCGAAGTGCATGAGTCGCAGAGTAGCGGGACAACTCGGGCGGCCCCAGCCCCCGTTTGCTCGAGGGCTGGGGCCTTGCGGCCGCCCTCCCGGGTCGGGCGACCGCAGGTCCGTCTGCCCATCTGTTGCACGTCCACGCCCGACGCTCATGATCCACTCGAGGCCGCCGCGCTCGGGCGGTCGAGCTGCAGGGGCCGTCCGCGCCCGCCCCGCCCTCCGTCCGACCACTCGTTCTGACCAGCAACCAAGCTTGAG from Motilibacter aurantiacus harbors:
- a CDS encoding sensor histidine kinase; protein product: MLSAYPSVLADPLANTYVCVAAYSALGAAAVALVSLAGSRLARRLSLRANLALVVLTTVLAVVAGTAFAVHKMVLTPQQMRVVLVVCAVSGLVAALVGLVLAHGVLLDARRVRELAAALAEAPQRRVPERARPLRTKELEQIAGELEQSARRLGEAAARERALEAARRDLVASVSHDLRTPLAGLRALVEALEDGLAEDPTPYVKSMRVEVDWLSRMVADLFELSRLQAGRTARRTDSLPVHDLVSDTIASAQPMAQALDVSLAGSAPPSLMVTGDAAALMRALANLVANAVRYTPAGGRVFVEAEQRGETAAISVSDTCGGIPAAHLPRVFDVGFRGDPARTPGADAGAGLGLAIVKGIAEAHGGTVSAANAADGCCFTLLLPLG
- a CDS encoding VOC family protein; the encoded protein is MPTRDTAWPPGTPCWVDYGAADLEAAKEFYAELLGWAYTGGEAEFGGYLDCRRGGRAAAGMGPQQDPSGPPTWTTYFATEDAAAACARVTSAGGTVLAGPVAIADLGAMAVALDPQGSVFGLWQAGRHIGAEIVNEPGSLVWNEAAVDDPVAAREFYTSVFGFGWEEVDELPGYATFAMDDGRPLGGLGGLTAGSPKGWATCFSVASADAAIAVAERRGATVTYPAEDTSFGRFAVLQDPWGASFCVMSEITGG
- a CDS encoding response regulator transcription factor — its product is MRGRVLVVDDDETVAGVVVDYLRRAGFDTVHAGDGPSALAAATPSTPGGAVDLVILDVMLPGLDGIEVCRRLRAVEPACPVIMLTALGEEEDRVLGLEVGADDYVTKPFSPRELVLRVESVLRRARPVPAQHPVGPLAGGPVEVDLQSRQAFRHGVELALTVREFDLLAHLLAHPDRAFSREELLAQVWGWTFGDQSTVTVHIRRLREKVEVDPSRPALIQTVWGVGYRWHASGAADPVPSDPVELAGPGQLAQA
- the glnA gene encoding type I glutamate--ammonia ligase, with translation MFNNADEVLRFIKDEGVKFVDVRFCDLPGVMQHFNVPADSVDESFFTDGQMFDGSSIRGFQAIHESDMKLMPDLDTAYVDPFRVQKTLNINMSIVDPYTGEAYSRDPRQIAAKAEAYLRGTGIADTAFFAPEAEFYIFDDIRFETKQNAGYYFIDSIEGAWNTGRVEEGGNRGHKTPYKGGYFPVPPVDHFADLRDAMVTELDNLGLQVERSHHEVGTAGQAEINYRFDTLLKSADKVMLFKYVIKNVAHAAGKTVTFMPKPIFGDNGSGMHCHQSLWKDGAPLFYDELGYGGLSDIARWYVGGLLHHAPSLLAFTNPSVNSYHRLVPGFEAPVNLVYSARNRSACIRIPVTGSNPKAKRIEFRVPDPSSNPYLAFAAMLMAGIDGIKNKIEPPTPVDKDLYELPPEEHAEIAQVPASLGEALDALEADHDYLTEGGVFTPDLIETWIAYKRANEIDPIRLRPHPHEFELYFDI
- a CDS encoding GAF and ANTAR domain-containing protein, yielding MHFETPEALGRAFADLARELGSADGVDETLQLCTERTVALVEHCEHAGVSWIRGRAISTRAASSDVPVRVDAIQYETGQGPCLDAIRGHGTYRVGDLLAETRWPSFAARAAAETGVRSILSFRLFLRKDTLGALNLYSSRRDAFDETDEAVGAIVAAHSAVALQGAAEQERADQLSQAQATNRVIGQAVGILMATRHISAHDAFGVLRAASSHMNVKLRDIAAQVVERQQAGAGR
- a CDS encoding RDD family protein, giving the protein MPSSLDRRTLGSWLNGPRATLEAEGVQLPPRGKRLGRPADGSGSVASFGRRLVALFVDWALALGLTRLATIGADVDGQAWDLLVLAVFAAMTWGTLAATGRTPGYQLLGLRLEMARPTEPRTVWGLRTAIRSLLLVLVVPAAVWDADGRGLHDKAAGTAVVRA